In the Lepus europaeus isolate LE1 chromosome 18, mLepTim1.pri, whole genome shotgun sequence genome, one interval contains:
- the LOC133747123 gene encoding uncharacterized protein LOC133747123, with protein sequence QAFPLRSVAGQMQYWPFSASDLYNWKTHNPSFSQDPQALTGLIESILLTHQPTWDDCQQLLQTLLTTEEKQRVYLEAGKNVPGADGRPTLLPNEIEEAFPSTRPDWDYTTVAGRERLRLYRQILLAGLRGAGKRPTNLAKVRAVVQGAEETPAGFLERLMEAYRMYTPFDPLAEDRQGDVIMSFIGQSAPDIRNKLQRLEGLQGYTIQDLM encoded by the coding sequence caggcttttcctcttcgctcggtggctggccagatgcagtactggccattttctgcttccgatctttacaattggaaaacccataacccctctttctctcaggacccccaggctctgactgggctgatcgagtcaattttattgactcatcagcccacctgggatgattgtcagcagcttctgcagaccctcctcactactgaggaaaagcagcgtgtctaccttgaggcagggaaaaacgtccctggagcagatggccgaccgaccctactgccaaacgaaatcgaggaggcgtttccctcaacccgtcctgattgggactacaccaccgttgctggtagggagcgacttcgtctttaccgccagattctccttgcgggtctcagaggggctggaaagcgccccaccaatttggccaaggtacgtgcagtagtacagggggctgaggaaacgccggcaggcttcctagaaagattaatggaagcctaccgtatgtacaccccgtttgaccccctggcagaggaccggcagggagatgtaatcatgtcctttataggacagtcagcgccggacatccgcaataaattgcagcggctagaggggcttcaggggtatactatacaagatttaatg